In the genome of Coraliomargarita algicola, one region contains:
- a CDS encoding polysaccharide deacetylase family protein translates to MASPELETLPLPKGANWAISTRWDDGPQADIKMADLLEKHGFKGSFYVMTGRKPNTFERDLLTRGHTVQSHSITHSRLSCIAPAQTWREMLLPRIDLECRLDRPVNCFAYPSNSQASAFDPDARGRLYQMLLRAGYHHVPVRRNEKDSEISGANVLPADGNPVDEAFQKFYSDPDLQAFEPNITWAYHANTHARKNTWELLGKQLEAHAHLEDAWYCRQDEYAAYRIQFTRAHLSPIGAEAFSLLRPGPALAGAEVPLELRLNGSPGQVAPVVKVDGRPVELIPLPLGGWRFAVPWPEEEGVPRLIGAEDFPWLKGTLAVSGDQKTLSFQMENAGAESIREVRMTWRLPPLFNAGKEWQVIGDLASSGVWSEEITLAPQPTGYNQLGGALPLAVQVDFRLEDGTFGRVYFLTEETFNTPDGPENHLQDHVVLAVKEGDLGFEPATLSHPDGGRCPGPGIALLTELESNGTKTVEFKARGLQEILLNGDRVENGHLDLRPGTNTLRLLPAKHDFWFSLTPPELAKFKRP, encoded by the coding sequence ATGGCTTCCCCTGAGCTGGAAACTCTTCCATTGCCGAAGGGGGCCAACTGGGCGATTTCCACCCGTTGGGATGATGGGCCACAGGCAGATATCAAAATGGCGGACCTGCTGGAGAAACATGGATTCAAAGGTTCCTTCTACGTCATGACTGGAAGGAAGCCGAATACCTTCGAGCGCGACCTTTTGACGCGCGGCCACACCGTGCAGTCTCATTCGATCACTCATAGCCGTCTCTCCTGTATCGCTCCGGCTCAAACCTGGCGTGAAATGCTGCTTCCACGGATTGATTTGGAATGCCGTTTGGATCGACCGGTAAACTGTTTTGCTTATCCGAGCAATTCGCAGGCGAGTGCATTTGATCCAGATGCCCGGGGACGGTTGTACCAAATGTTGCTTCGCGCAGGCTATCATCATGTTCCTGTGCGGCGGAATGAGAAGGACTCGGAAATTTCCGGGGCGAATGTCCTGCCCGCTGACGGGAATCCGGTGGACGAAGCTTTTCAAAAATTTTACAGTGATCCTGACTTACAGGCTTTTGAGCCGAATATTACCTGGGCGTATCACGCCAATACCCACGCGAGAAAAAACACCTGGGAGTTGCTAGGGAAACAACTGGAGGCCCACGCGCATCTCGAGGATGCCTGGTATTGTCGTCAGGATGAATATGCGGCATATCGAATTCAGTTTACTCGTGCCCATTTGTCTCCTATCGGTGCAGAAGCTTTTTCACTGCTCCGCCCGGGCCCCGCGCTGGCAGGGGCTGAAGTGCCGTTAGAACTCCGTTTGAACGGAAGCCCAGGGCAAGTTGCGCCGGTGGTGAAGGTCGATGGGCGCCCTGTTGAGTTAATCCCCTTGCCGTTGGGGGGCTGGCGGTTTGCAGTGCCTTGGCCTGAGGAAGAGGGGGTCCCTCGCTTGATTGGGGCAGAAGATTTTCCGTGGTTGAAAGGCACGCTGGCTGTGTCTGGAGATCAAAAAACGCTCTCTTTTCAAATGGAGAATGCAGGAGCAGAGTCCATTCGAGAGGTTCGGATGACATGGCGTTTGCCTCCGCTTTTTAACGCTGGTAAGGAGTGGCAAGTGATTGGAGATTTGGCGTCCAGTGGCGTTTGGAGTGAAGAGATAACGCTGGCACCGCAACCTACGGGCTATAACCAATTGGGTGGGGCGCTTCCGTTGGCGGTTCAGGTTGATTTTCGTTTGGAAGATGGCACGTTCGGGCGCGTGTATTTTCTGACCGAAGAAACTTTTAACACCCCTGATGGTCCGGAGAATCATTTGCAGGACCATGTGGTTCTGGCAGTGAAGGAAGGGGATCTGGGATTTGAACCCGCAACGTTGAGCCATCCCGATGGCGGTAGATGTCCCGGCCCCGGGATCGCATTGTTGACAGAGCTGGAAAGCAATGGCACGAAAACTGTTGAATTTAAGGCCCGTGGTCTACAAGAAATCCTGCTCAATGGGGATCGGGTGGAAAATGGGCATTTAGATTTGCGCCCCGGAACCAATACGCTGCGTTTGTTACCTGCAAAACATGATTTTTGGTTCTCCTTGACGCCCCCCGAATTGGCTAAATTTAAGCGGCCGTGA